One genomic window of Magnolia sinica isolate HGM2019 chromosome 3, MsV1, whole genome shotgun sequence includes the following:
- the LOC131241243 gene encoding probable protein phosphatase 2C 52: MVCNASLSKIVVRGGYLVNLTRNGGHFRDFDARSGVRYHWNRRIAAIRTMMVDTGSTATADPTAAVANVLTEKESTDGSSGYASGGCKSEDGRLSCGYSSFRGKRATMEDFYDVKMSKIDGQMICLFGIFDGHGGSHAAEYLKEHLFENLVKHPQFMMDTKLAISETYQRTDLDFLDAESNTFRDDGSTASTAVLVGSHLYVANVGDSRAVISKAGKAIALSEDHKPNRSDERKRIENAGGVVMWAGTWRVGGVLAMSRAFGNRLLKQFVVAEPEIQEAEIDEEMEFLVLASDGLWDVVPNEDAVSLARAEEEPDAAARKLTETAFTRGSADNITCIVVRFHHDKMEAGSPPAAAA, translated from the exons ATGGTATGCAATGCTAGCTTGAGTAAGATCGTCGTCCGAGGGGGCTATCTCGTGAATTTAACCAGAAACGGAGGCCATTTTAGGGATTTTGATGCGAGATCGGGCGTGAGATACCATTGGAACCGCAGGATCGCGGCGATCCGCACGATGATGGTCGACACGGGCAGCACGGCGACGGCGGACCCCACAGCTGCCGTTGCCAATGTCTTGACGGAGAAAGAGAGCACGGACGGCAGCAGCGGTTACGCGAGCGGCGGATGTAAAAG TGAAGATGGAAGACTGAGCTGCGGGTATTCCAGTTTTAGGGGAAAGAGAGCGACTATGGAGGACTTCTATGATGTTAAAATGTCTAAGATTGATGGGCAAATGATTTGTCTGTTTGGGATTTTTGATG GTCATGGTGGTTCCCATGCTGCTGAATATTTGAAGGAGCACCTGTTTGAGAATCTCGTGAAGCACCCACAATTTATGATGGACACTAAATTGGCTATAA GTGAAACATACCAGAGGACTGATTTGGATTTCTTGGATGCTGAAAGCAATACTTTCAGAGACGATGGTTCAACTGCTTCAACAGCGGTGCTGGTTGGTAGTCACCTATATGTGGCAAATGTTGGAGATTCTCGCGCAGTAATATCAAAGGCAGGCAAAG CCATAGCTCTTTCTGAAGATCATAAACCCAATAGAAGTGATGAGCGTAAGAGAATTGAGAATGCTGGAGGAGTTGTTATGTGGGCTG GCACGTGGAGGGTAGGAGGCGTATTGGCAATGTCACGTGCATTTGGTAACCGCTTGCTGAAACAGTTTGTTGTGGCTGAGCCTGAGATTCAG GAGGCAGAAATCGACGAAGAAATGGAGTTCCTTGTGTTGGCAAGCGATGGACTCTGGGATGTAGTGCCAAATGAG GATGCTGTTTCGCTTGCAAGAGCAGAAGAAGAACCAGATGCAGCAGCCCGGAAATTGACAGAGACCGCCTTCACGCGGGGCAGCGCCGATAACATAACTTGCATTGTGGTGAGGTTCCACCATGACAAAATGGAAGCAGGTTCTCCTCCAGCAGCTGCAGCATAG